The Cohnella abietis genome has a segment encoding these proteins:
- a CDS encoding ABC transporter substrate-binding protein, translating into MKTARKLVVTIAIATMMVALLAACGSNNNSNSKESVQPSNSPTATTNTAAESATKSFNDSKGHTVEIPATPKKVVYTGMDLGDLLILGVKPAGAALGIIAPQVAYPDLLDGIEDIGDVSANLEKVLSLEPDLILMDSGGTYYEPKEYDELNKIAPTVAYDRLTTFERVLKMGDILGKTKEAEEWITSFKAKGEELKKQLGVTDGATATVVIRLGKQFYVMGNSGFANILYDTLGYTPTPLVKETLIDKNERFADLSSELMPEYTGDYLFVLTDEDEAARASADSFTNEALYKSLKAVASNQVYYIPTKWNFDDPITKDRLIEVLPTIMK; encoded by the coding sequence ATGAAAACAGCACGTAAATTAGTCGTAACTATTGCAATTGCAACGATGATGGTCGCTTTGCTTGCAGCATGTGGGTCGAATAACAATTCTAACAGCAAAGAAAGTGTCCAACCAAGCAATAGTCCAACAGCTACAACCAATACAGCAGCTGAATCAGCTACGAAATCATTTAATGATTCTAAAGGTCATACCGTTGAAATTCCTGCTACTCCTAAAAAAGTGGTCTATACGGGAATGGATTTGGGAGATCTATTAATATTAGGAGTTAAACCCGCTGGTGCCGCGCTTGGGATTATTGCTCCGCAGGTAGCCTATCCAGACTTATTGGACGGAATCGAAGACATTGGAGATGTTTCGGCTAATCTTGAGAAGGTACTTTCTCTTGAGCCAGACCTCATTCTAATGGATAGCGGCGGCACATATTATGAACCCAAAGAATATGATGAGCTCAATAAAATTGCTCCAACTGTTGCCTACGACAGGCTTACCACCTTCGAACGTGTGCTTAAAATGGGAGATATCCTAGGAAAGACCAAAGAAGCTGAAGAGTGGATCACTTCCTTTAAAGCCAAGGGGGAAGAGCTCAAAAAGCAGCTAGGGGTAACAGATGGTGCAACAGCGACTGTTGTCATTCGGCTAGGTAAACAATTCTATGTCATGGGGAATAGCGGATTCGCCAATATTCTTTATGATACTCTTGGTTACACTCCTACCCCATTAGTCAAGGAAACCTTGATCGATAAAAATGAAAGATTCGCTGATTTATCAAGCGAGCTTATGCCTGAATACACAGGAGATTATCTATTTGTGCTCACGGATGAAGATGAGGCTGCCAGAGCAAGCGCGGATTCTTTTACAAATGAGGCACTATATAAATCACTTAAAGCCGTTGCGAGTAATCAGGTTTACTACATTCCAACGAAATGGAATTTTGATGATCCAATTACTAAGGACAGATTAATTGAAGTGCTTCCTACAATTATGAAATAA